The following proteins are encoded in a genomic region of Bradyrhizobium sp. SK17:
- a CDS encoding TetR/AcrR family transcriptional regulator — protein sequence MGDARGNQGVCAMAGKDGNPGPARRGRPKAYDAQAALKQATETFWRSGYSGTSLDSIAAATGMNPPSLYAAFGNKHALYLEALDRYWEISLAATREALGEDRPLAEALMLAYDAALSIYFSGRGSARGCFVLGTAVVESVEDAAIRSNVARGLHAIDADFEARFQTARERGELEPDADPAALAILASATMHSIAIRARAGARRAELREVARKAVGVICGCPVEVS from the coding sequence TGCGCTATGGCAGGAAAAGACGGCAATCCAGGTCCGGCCCGCCGAGGGCGGCCGAAGGCCTATGACGCACAGGCGGCACTGAAGCAGGCGACCGAAACGTTCTGGAGGTCCGGTTACTCCGGCACCTCGCTGGACAGCATCGCTGCCGCGACCGGCATGAATCCGCCGAGTCTGTACGCCGCCTTCGGCAACAAGCATGCGCTCTATCTCGAAGCGCTGGACCGCTATTGGGAGATCAGCCTGGCCGCGACGCGCGAAGCGCTGGGGGAGGACCGTCCGCTGGCCGAAGCGCTGATGCTGGCCTACGATGCCGCGCTGTCGATCTATTTTTCCGGCAGAGGCAGCGCACGGGGATGTTTTGTGCTCGGTACTGCCGTCGTTGAATCGGTTGAAGATGCCGCGATCCGGAGCAATGTTGCGCGGGGCCTCCATGCGATCGACGCCGACTTCGAGGCACGTTTCCAGACCGCGCGCGAGCGGGGCGAACTCGAGCCCGACGCCGATCCCGCAGCGCTGGCGATCCTCGCGTCTGCGACCATGCACAGCATTGCCATTCGCGCCCGTGCCGGCGCCCGCCGCGCCGAACTGCGCGAGGTTGCGCGGAAGGCGGTGGGCGTGATCTGCGGATGCCCGGTCGAGGTGAGCTGA